The Mangifera indica cultivar Alphonso unplaced genomic scaffold, CATAS_Mindica_2.1 Un_0046, whole genome shotgun sequence sequence ttaatggaataataattttcaaatgaacGTATAACTTTAATTCTTCCTTAACTCTAAATCTTCAAAATCattgaaacaattttttaattttagatatgtctttgtttgattaaaaagtTATTAGACAATCTATGGAGAAGTAACCACATTATCcgaatcgaaaaaaaaaattcagatttgaTATGagaaaaatttatacaaataaaaactataattaaaaagttGTATTCAAAAGTCGAATAGTAACCACATTATCcgaatcgaaaaaaaaaaattcagatttgatataagaaaaatttatacaaatgaaaactataattaaaaagttGTATTCAAAAGTCGAgtctaaattataaataaaataaactattttttaaattaaactaatttaaattatttcgacattttattagttatttatAGTAAAAACATAACATTTTGAATAATCCACGGAAAGACATTTTGCTAACGGAAAAGTTTTCAACATTGTCATTATGTTTGAAATTGGGAGAAAGTGAAGCAaacaaaaatcttaattaagtttaaaattgatgGAAATAGGAcaaacaaaaaccctaattaaacaacgatgttgttttgtatcagtGAATTTTGGTTGTGTAGGTCACTTTggcctttttcattttttattaatacttatcaaaaaaaattatatgtatattattttaagtacataataagatatatagatgatatataataatgtaattaaattattttaaattaaaaataaaataatattcaatgacgtaataacatgttatttgaatacttaattatgTATACTCAAAACTATGTGCTATTAGCATTGTTCTTTTGGTATTAAATGACGTTTAAAAGgaatttttctaaatataataaaggtATATTTAGCAATGGATTATATTGAATTATCGATCGGTCtgaaaacaaatattaattaagattttttacaatcaaattttatgaaatacaTATTGGatttaagaaataatatttctttttgaaatttgatttgtgCCTATTTGATTAACTTTTGAACAATAATTTGTGTTtgaatatatttctttaaatttatttgtctaaaataagaaataagcttaaaattacaatattaaaccAGGGTTATTTAGAGAACTGGTATTTTGGGGGAATCTCTCAATAAATAGTACGATCCATCTCACACAAAATTACCCATAGGGAAGGATCCCTAAGCCTTAACCCAACAACATGCTTGGTTCTACTTATAATCCCAAATTGTTGGGTTATTAAATTGTTCACAAGAAAGAAgatataagttttattatttgaaagttgtttaaaatcttaaatcttGATTATGTTACATGAATGTCTTGGACCAAGAGACGTgtcaaataagtttttttttttttcttttttctaatgatATTGCTCTTATAATTGATTCACCTTGTGTTTGAGTTTAgcataatgaaaaaatttgtgGTTTTGACAAATCTGGAGTACAGGCATcgaaaaatgtagaaaatgtTGACCTAAAAAAATGGTTGGAAGTTGAAGATAGGTTTTGACCGATGTCAATTGATTTCAGACAAAATAGCATGATATAAAAGGGGTAAATGTTGggtttatgtatttattttattagagaaattttcttatatcttGTGTATTAATATTCTAGAAGTGAGTAAAATAACATGTGTTTGTTATGGTTAGGTAAGACAACAGTGGACTATAATAGACAATAATAGATTCAACATAGTAAgtaattatatagtttttaatttgtttcttctaGAGAAACTATCTTGATATAGAATTGGCTCTTTGTTATAGTTGTTTTCGTGTAACTTTTTCCCATGAAAGTAATATCCTAATCAAGGAATTGAAGTTGAGTAAAGAACAAATTGAGAATCTTGGCTTTAATTGTATCTTAACCTATTTGCAACCACAAATAACTTGTCCATGGGTTCTTTAGATTCTTTAAGGAACCCCTTTAGGCATGATTCCCAAATTGTCCTCCCATTCCACTAAGCTAAGGGCCACCATTTCTCTTCAAATGTACTTCCTATTTAATCAATCCAAACTATGACCAACAAAAGTCCCAATATATCTTTACATTTCCTCTTTATGATAATGAGTTATAACTGTAGAGTGGAAACTTTCATCTTATAGTTATGTTTCATGGAAGCCAACTCTATCATTACACCAATTGGGCTCTTCAATCAACCTGACAGTCCTTTGCTTTCCTTTTGAAAAGCTAATACAAAACACTTCCTTAAGAGGAAAAATAGGCATTTTCGAAAGCTACAAATGCAAACAAGTAGTAAGTCGAAACCTTCAAAGTATGATCAAATAAACAACTACAAAGGTATAGTCAGTTACTTCAATGTCATGGCCACGAAGCCTTAAGAGATTTGTTTGAAGTCTGCTAAGTTCATTATGCCTTCAAGGCAAGGGCATGACCAACTCAAACGCTTAATAAAACCTTGCAAGCTCAAGACGGGGAGGGAAGACAAACACAAAAACTTGATCTCCTTTAGTAAGCTTGTACAAGGTTTCCCTCCATATTTGCTTCATGAAAAACCATCACAATGCAAAATGTTGTTATGCACCCAGGCAAAACGCTAACTATTATCTACCACAGTGATGAAAGAATGTTCATCCCCTATCGATTGTCTTGGAAAATCAATAGGATATCTATCCACCACATTGGCTTCcttcaaataaaaatcatacTTTGAACACCCTTCTTCCACCGTGGATAAATGAACATTATGCAATGTCAATTTTTGCATGCTTAGATAAACAAACAAAGTAAGTTTGCAAGCAACAAATGAATCTTAAAGTTAAGTACTCATCATCCGTAAAGTGGTATAGGTAATCATTTGATCGACCAACAAAAGCAAGTTCTTAGGAATAATAGATCACAAAAGACTTAAAAACACTCAAGATGTGAGAAACCAAAACAAGTCATTCTTTCTTTATGGAACAGCCAAGGCAAAACAAGAATTGATTGTGattgttcaaatcaaacttgtGAGATGTGTTTGTCATCCCGTGTTGCAAGTAGGATACATCCAAACAAATTTCATGGAGAAATGAAACATGACTGGTGTGTGACACAAAGCGCATGAGATAATAATTATGACAATTAAAGggtttattaaaatatcttataaatcTCCATGTAGCATTCATTCAAGTTGTTTGTCAAACAAGATTTTGAAGTTTTGTCTGCATCCTAACAACTAGTGGTTATTGTTATAGAGTAGAATTATACTCTCAGAACACCTTTCAAAGAAACAACTATCTATAAAAGTAGCAGTTTGTGTTACAACCTGCAAATAGACATCTCTTACTTAGAGAATGTAATTTACTAATTTACATTCCTTCTCTGGCATTTACTtgcaattgaaaataatttcttattttatcaaCTCTCGATCGTGATTTTATCTtctaaatataacaaattaaaaagttaatatttgaatttaaatgtaACTGATAATGTTATAACCTCTTCCTTGCCTCCTATTAAGAGGAAGGATTATTCAAGGCAAAGTGGGAAAAAGGATTGCATAAGCATCATCCTAAATTTGACAAGAAgactttcataaaatttaacaattttcttcgATTCATACTCTATCAAAGTATTTTCTCTGAACTGTTAATATTATATTcgtgaatataaattattgaacaaGTCGAACCACGTGTCTAACTTTCTTTATAGGTATTTTATATTACCATAGTATACAACAAAACTAATTATCTAATTCTTCCTATATCACTTGGGGAGGATATATCTcatcaacaaattcaaaatacaaaaaaataattatattgagattataaaaaaatatttttttttctttatttccatAACAACCATGTACCAAAATCATAGACTAACTTTGTAATCTTTGAATAATCTTATTTATAGATTCTCTTTTCATTTGATCTTTGCGTGCATGCCAAGGCAAATAAATTCCTTGCAATTAATCAAAAtctatataacaaaaatttactaAACAATGAAAATCATACCCTTATTATTTTCCTCTAGTATGTATACAAGAAATCATACAATATACcccaaacaataataataatataaataaattaaaattaaaaaaccaaaccTATCAAAGCAATTCAAACAAATATGCAAACCAACCCTAACAAGACCATAAAACTATTAACTTTCCtagcatataaagaaacagaccTAGATGCCTTCTTAACATTATCATCATCTTTATGATCACCATCTTCAGGACTACTGAAATTGGAAGGCACAACTATATCAGGAGCTGAATCATCATTATTATAATCCGGACTATTGGGAGCCGGCGCTTGTTCCGAGGGACTTTTCAAACTATCCGGCAACCCTTTTCCATGACTGACATATATCTTAAAACGTTGCCCATTGTTGCATTGATCCCCATCATAATCGCTCGAGAAGAAATAAGTAGTTCCTTCTTTCAGTAGAGGTACCGCTATCGTCACGGCAACTGTTGCCGTGTTCGAGGGGTCAGCCGCTGACCATATTTTGGTGTCACTGTCTAGGGCGTCGTCATAGTCACAAAGGTTGTATGTGGTGAAATTGTATGTTTGCACAACTGAATGGTTTGTATCAGTGTTGAAAACTGCATTAACATAAACAGCAGAATCCCAGTTGGAATTGTGATGAAATTTCACATGGGGGGCAGCTAGGATTAAAGAAAATCTGAACAGTTGGGTGGTGAGGTAACTAATACTTTGCTGACAAACCAATGATAAGTTGCCACTTAATCATGCTGTAAAGAATGCAGCAGATGGTCCTTTTATGGCAGTGCACATGgaagacaaacaaacaaacaaacaaacatctCTTACAAAGAAatgcatcaatttttttttaaattttttgtaatggCAATTTTTTTACAAACTAACAATAATCTGGGTTTAATATTATCTAGCAGtctcagtgataaaattttaaattgataaagataTGGTAgcaatttgatatttattttacgTGTTAATGGTATTTTTGTATTTAGGAAAACTTAACAAATTCATTAACAGATGTGAATGAtggtggaaaatagttttttgcAACATAAAGGGTGAGAATGTCAtatcaacaaaccttgggtggaacatagttatttggccttttttGTACACTAGTAAGAAATAGTGACGGTTCACGTTTCTTCAATTCCATGGTAACGTGGGGAAAGGCATAAATGCAATGCTGGAACGAAAGTTCTCCTATCTAAAAAGACGACAAAGCATATTCTTATCTTCTCTACTTTCATCACACAATCGACTGAACCAAATTAATTACTGTCTAATAACAGAAAACGCAAGAGATCGACCAGAGTTTAAGGCTGTTGAAGAGATTCAAGATGGAAGTAAAAGAGTTCACAAAAATTCAGATGATCGGATCAAACAAGTAGAAAGATCTCGGAGTGAGTAGTTGAATTTTCAGAAACAATCAATATCCGAAAAGATGAAAGATCTGTCATCATGACCAAATATATGAATGGAATAATGAAAACTTACTGAGGAAATCTCCCAAACTGAAGTTCTTGGCATCAGCCCATTTCTGATAATTAACGTTAGCCTTTTCAGTGTTGTCGTACCAGCCCAAGGAGTCACCAACGGTGTAGTTCTTGTAAGCTTGAGCAGATCCTGAAAGGGAAAGAATTAGAAGAGGAGAGATTAAGAGGAAGATTAATGGTGGTAGGCTTCTGTGTTCCATTGTTTCTTCTTGGGGTTTGTGGAGTAGATGACGGAGAAGGGAAAGAAGTACTGGGGGGTTGAAGGCCAATTAAACTCTGTGGTGAATCTTGTTGGGAAGCCTCAATTATATACTATGTACTATGCAGCCCATCATGGCTTCCCCGTTCTGTCGGTCTCAAACAAAGTAATGACACTCTATTATTGTGCGGGCAAAAAgagttattttctatttaagttttaatttaattttaaaaatatatattataataatttaaaattttaaatatttatctataaattaagttttattaaaagttttaattataaataaaaataaaaatattattttatttttaattaaaaatacataatttatattatttttctccctatatttttaaaagtgatATTTCAACCTAGCTtctcaacttaaaaaaaagtgatatttcaTCCTACAAAcccttaggtttttttttctctttaatgatAGAGATGGTAACGATGACAGTGACAGACATCTTTCTCCTCCCTTCTCTTTTTGCCACCATTGGCAACATCTCACAACGAACGAAGAAGGATCGTCTTGATGAATCAAAGATGAAAGAATTCAACTTCTCCAACACCGGCACAACGAAGCAGCACCAACTTCATTTTCAATCGATTCAGTTGTAGACAAAGACAAATAGCACGACAGAAGCTTCACTTGGAGCTAATTCGACGGAAAATGCGATGAATCTGAGGGAGaagggaggaaaatgtgatGGCAGCTTCTTTGTCTTCGATTCGGTGCATCAGTACTTCTTCATTCGTTATGGGATGTCATCAACAGCGGTGGAGAGAGAAGGGAGGAGAATGGTGGTCGTCATCATCGTCATTGTTGTCACTGTCactaaagagaagaaaacctaagggtctgtaaaggtaaaatatcatttttcaaaatcaagtggaggaaataacataaattatatatttttttaatatggaaggtaaaatgacagttttattcttataattgaaaattttgacaaaagttAGTCTATAGatgggtatttaggtttttaaactaTCATAGATATACTTTTGAGAGTAccctaaaacttaggtgggaaacaGTCCTTTGCCCTTATTATGCTTACAagatttttactaaattttgtaTTCACCTGTTTGTTATTGGGTTGGACAAGAGTTTAAGATTATTCtcgaatttgaattcaaatttgaagtttggttcaaacaaactcaaaacaagttcaattcaaatggACTTGAGTTTAAGCTCGAGtctgaaaattaaatatttttgaactcaagttttaaaagtgtTCAGTTCACTAAACTCATAACcctacaaaaaaattaatacgaATCGactaaaacgatatcattttggactaatacatatcaaaacaaagtcattttaatcatatttattcaattatagtatcaaattaaactcaaaattcaattcaaactcgaaCTTAACTTCTCTCAAACAAGCTgagtttgaatatatatttgaaataaactcAAGCTTGGCTCTAATCAAgtcaaactgaactcaaactcaGATAAACTTAAATCCagttttagtttgtttttgtattttaataaaattacttacATGATGATTATAATAAGTTAAGAATATAAAATTCTCAATCATGCCAATTTAACTAAAAAGTTATTTAGCATGTTAGGGAATTATTGAAATTGCAAggttatttcaatatttatttatttatttattcgtttTTTCATCACttcttacaaaaatttaaaaaagaaaagaaaatttttcaaccACTTTAAGAAGAGCAAAAGAGAGAGTAGTGTAAAAAATAAGACAAACCATGTGCAACAAGCAAAAGCAAAAGATAGATCAATCAAAATACCccaatattaataaaagggaattttgaagaaaaatgagtTTCTTGTGAAGCCGAACTAATCCACCATCTTCCCATGcaagaaaattgaataaaaatgagtccttttaaccatttttcttcatcaatTATTGAAGACAAGTGATGATTATTGTATAGAGaaagttgaaataaatataaaaaatatcaaaaaattatgattttcttttgttaCGGGAGGGTTTATTTTGGTATTATTAAGGTGTTTAaagttacaaataaaatttacacaTTCTACATATGggtgtaaaaaaaattatgaacaacacctactaatttttaaaaactcaaaatttcacatataagttaatttcaattaaaattcttagttagatataagagtaaaaccgtcattttaacaatattaaaaatatataaaatgcatAACCTTTTTtctcagattttaaaaattaataactttatcttatcctaaaattttctaattttcccTCAAACCTAGGGGTGTTTTCTTTATGTCTCCGACTATTATCTTTCGTTGTCTATGATTTTCTCTTTTCACCTTAAACTATCGTTGTCtccatttattattttgagaaaacTCTGGATTTAACGAATCTAGATAATTCATCATCGAACACATCATCATCCagacaaatataattttttaaaatatataaaaatataataaattatatattttttaatattattattaaaataactatttcatACTTATATTTaactgataattttaataaaatttgccCAATTCATCCTCAATTGATTTTACCCtatttgatacattttttttttttttctggcttGGAATTAGTTTTGATTTCATTGAAAATCGAAACACTCAATGAGTTTGCATCAAAAAAGACGATACAATTGAAACGAAACCGTAAATCTAAAGAAGAAAAGTTGACCAATTTTTGGCATAACTAGAAGAACATGGCGGTGTCGGTGTCATACCAAATCCCGATGCAATGATAACTGTAGCTGTGCCATTGCATCAATCGTTATAATTGGGACAGATGGCTCAAATCAATTTCCTGCTAATTTTTCACATCAACCCTCGATCAAATGATAACCAAccctttactatattttttataatttattttttataattttatattattatccattattaaaattttaatactttaaaaattaaaaaaatatcaaaataattgtaattttatttaaattttatcttatcaattttttaaaataaagatatcattatttttaattaatataataaataatataaatatttaatatttaaataaaataatataaatacgcTTTAATTACATATGCTGCATCATAATTAAGTGGCATCATTAGTTAAGTTCAAAGATCAAGATTCATCCAAATCATCCATGCGTAACACTACAGTAGCAAAGGAACTCCTATTATACATAAACATCTCTGCACACTTTAGACTCCACTACAATCAAACAGTAATTAGTTGTGTGTGCTTTTTCAATGGTTCATTGGCAATTACGCCAAGAAACTGTGAACAGTTAAGCAAGTGACCAAAAGAAGCGGTGCGTTTCCATAGCAATATAGCACAAAATTTGTTATTCACAACAAGGCGAATAAACCACTGAACAATTCTAACAAAAATGCTtatcacaaaattatattttcaactttAGCTCCAGGGCATTCCAAGAGGGAATCACACATCCTGAGAACATCCgaagaaaatagaaagaaggCATGCTGGAAGAAACAAGAAAGATTAATTATTCACCTAAATTTCTCAACAAAACTAACAGTTAATGATGTGCAAGGGTTAttgaaaaaacatttaactCGCAGATTATTTCATTACCACAAAATCTATCATGGGAAACAGTATTAATAGGAAGTAGAAGGAAATtgcaacaaaaaatataaatgacaCGAAAGGGATAAATAAGAAATCACATTAATTTTTCACCCTTCAATGTCGCTGCTTGGAGAAGGTGAAGGTGTGTGTTCCACTTCTTTCCAATGACATTAGAACATATTTAAAACCTAATACAATTTGACATAAGAAACCACtaaacaaaattagaattattaaatcaatataCTCAGAGATGAAGGTTACCTGTCTGCAGGCGAAGCAACAAACTGGTATTGAtatctttctttccttctctcAATTCTCAGATCATCTCCTCCCTTTCTTGATTCTGTGCTTTGTTTCTTGCTATAGAGAGCTCAGTTGGggttttaagaattttaaacaGTCAGGTAAATATGCACAATCCGCGAAAGATAACAGGTTAATTAACCAAAAGATGgattatgatttcatatttgTACAGTGTCAAATATAGTGGCTTTTAAGTAAAAGTGAAACAtagatttataaaattataaacacttAGGATTGATCTCAAAAGATTTTCCAAAAGAAGAGATCaaacctaaaaaagaaaatagaaaatatccaATTAACGCCAGAAGCAAGCATCAATTATGAATATCAGTCCTTGATTTTCTTGCAGGATCACTAGCAACACTGGACCTCTCAGAAAAACCCACCGATGAGATGCTGCCGCCATTGATTTTACTAGACTCCTCCATGCGCCGAGTTAGTTGATATATCTCCATTTTTGCCTTTCTATACCCTTCACTAGTCTTGGATgcataaaaacataatttacgGCAGTCTGCAGTCAATGCTGCAAACCGCAACATTTCTGTAAAATCATTTGGGCTTTGACAGGAGCTGACAGCTAAGTCTTTGCCGTCCTTGGCATCTTTAGTCCACCTCCTTAGAATTAGGTTATCAGGTATACTTAGTAAGTGCTCAGCTTTCATGACAGAAAAAGAATGGCTACACGGCAGTCCAACTGTCTCAAATCCCTTGCAGGAGCATTGTATACGATGATCTTTTCTCCAGTAAGCCACTATCCATCTCATGTGAGCATTTCTGAATTTAGTAAGTGTATACACACGTCTATCTACCTCATTGGCACAACCAGATACAATCAACAAAGTCTCCTCTTGGATCTCATTGCGGACCATGTAGAAAGCATTTCGGGTATAAATCTGCACAGCATGTTTTTCCAAACGTTCAAGGTGGGTACTTAGGACTGGAATAGAGCTCGACTCAAAGTCATCTTTTGCTTCATTGTAGCGTATCCATGATACCGCCTTATCAATTTGGCGGACAAATTCAAACATCTTCAGCCGAGAATGGAAAAAACAGTTCAGGTATGAGTTCATACTCTGACAAAGTTGGCTGCAATGCATCCCAGCAAAGAACTTCCCTCGTAAGAAGGATCCTGCCCATAGGTTACGCTTTTTGTACATCTTGTTGACCCAATCATTATCCTGCAAACCAAACTTTGCAACCAATGTCAACCACTGTTGATCAAATTCTTCAGGTTTCATATGGCTgaaaatataatctttaaatGACTCTATAAACTGCTCATCCT is a genomic window containing:
- the LOC123206710 gene encoding blue copper protein 1b-like; its protein translation is MEHRSLPPLIFLLISPLLILSLSGSAQAYKNYTVGDSLGWYDNTEKANVNYQKWADAKNFSLGDFLIFNTDTNHSVVQTYNFTTYNLCDYDDALDSDTKIWSAADPSNTATVAVTIAVPLLKEGTTYFFSSDYDGDQCNNGQRFKIYVSHGKGLPDSLKSPSEQAPAPNSPDYNNDDSAPDIVVPSNFSSPEDGDHKDDDNVKKASRSVSLYARKVNSFMVLLGLVCIFV